CGTGGCGAATATGGGCGGTTTCGACGGCAACTTCACCACGGAGGGCCGTCTGCGCGGGCTGCGAAAGACATTGCTCGAGGCGGTTCAGGTCAGCGTAGGATCAAAGGTCTCTGGCGTGCTGATCGAAGATATCGCTCGGCAATCCAATTGACCACGGAGCCGCGGAGGATGTCATGAACGGACATCCCGGCCTGACGATCCGGCGGACAGACGATCCGGCGGACAGGGGGCTATCGACGAGACAGGTAAGAAAAGATCTCTTTTGCAGCCTGCTGGGGCAGGATCGCAGTTAACAGCCTCTTCCGGCCTTGACACCGGCAGTTCGACGGGGTGAGCTTGGCCTGTAGGAACCGACAGGCCGGTCTGTCACTTGAACGACGCAAGGCGGTTAGACATCTGCGCCGACCGAGGCTCGGCAAAATTCCCCCGACAGGAGCAATCAGCATGAAACCTCTGACACATTTCTTTGCCGCTGCGGCCATCGGGCTGGCGGCCGGTTCGGCCTCGGCGCAGGACATCGTGGTTTCCTCGAAGATCGATACGGAGGGCGGGTTGCTGGGCAACATGATCCTGATGGCACTGCAAGATGCGGGTCTGCCCGTGCAGGACAAGCTGCAACTGGGCGGCACGCCGATCATGCGCGACGCGATCACCTCGGGGCAGATCGACATCTATCCGGAATATACCGCCAATGGCGCCTTCTTCTTCAACGAGGCCGACAGCCCGGTCTGGAAGAATGCCGAAGAGGGCCGCGCCCGCGTGGCCGAGCTCGACAAGGAACAGAACGACATCGTCTGGCTGGACCCGGCGCCCGCAAACAACACATGGGCCATCGCCGTGCGGCAGGACGTGGCCGAGGAAAACACCCTCGCCACCATGTCTGATTTCGGCGAATGGATTGCGGGGGGCGGCGAGGTGAAGCTGGCCGCCTCGACCGAATTCGTGACCTCTGCCGCCGCCCTGCCCGCATTCCAGGAAACCTATGGTTTCAAGATGACATCCGATCAGTTGGTACAGCTTTCGGGCGGTGACACGGCGGCGACCATCGCGGCGGCGGCACAGCAGACCTCGGGCGTCAACGCGGCAATGGTCTATGGCACCGATGGCGGCATCGCACCCGCCGGGCTGGCGGTGATGGAGGATGACAAGGGCGTGCAGCCGGTCTATCAGCCCGCCCCCATCGTCCGGGCCGAGGTGCTGGAGGCGCATCCCGATATCGCCGAGGTGCTGAACCCGATCTTCGCGACGCTGGAACTGGAGACATTGCAAGAGCTGAATGGCCGCATCCAGATCGGCGGAGAACCCGCCGCGACGGTAGCCAAGGATTACCTGACGAGCGCAGGCTTCCTCGACTGACCGCCGCCGGGATGGCTCTCCGCATCAGCCGCACCGGGCTGCTATTCGCCCTGATCGGGCTGACCGGGCTGGTGCTGCCCTTCGTGCAGTTCAAACCGAACCGGATCGTTCCGGGCGAAGGGCTACGGCTGTTCGAGGCCTTGTTCACGCCGCTCAGCTGGATGATCGGCCTGGTTCTCGGTGCAATGCTGATCGCAGGCTGCCTTGACCGATGGCCCGCCAAGCTGCGTCTGACGGTTGCCCTGCTGGCGGTAATCGCGGTGACGCTGGCCTTGGGAGCGGCGGCAACCCATCTGACACCGCCGGACAACACGCTGGCGCGGGTTTCCCCATCCTCCGGTTTCTGGCTGCTATTGCTCGCCTTCACCCTGATGCTTGCCGATGCCCAAAGCCGGATCACGCTTGGGCTGCCGACCCGTCTCGCGATGCTGACCGGGGCGATGGCCCTGATCGCGGTGATCCTTGGGTCGGGTGCGCTGGACGGGGTATCGGTCATGCGCGAATACGCGGCCCGCAGCGATCTGTTCGCCCGAGAGGCGGCGGGGCACCTGGCCCTCGCCTTCGGCTCGCTTGGCCTTGCGCTGCTGATCGGGCTGCCGCTTGGCGTGGCAATCTACGAATCCCCGGCAATGCGCCGCCCGGTTCTGGGCATCCTGAACATCCTGCAGACCATCCCTTCGCTGGCGCTGTTCGGCATCATGATCCCGATCTTCGGCTGGATCGCCGCCAATATCCCCGGGGCGGCGCAGGCAGGCGTCGCGGGGATCGGCCTGTTTCCGGCACTGGTGGCGCTGTTTCTCTATTCCCTGCTGCCGGTGGTCTCGAACACGCTGACCGGCCTGACCGGCGTCAACCCGGCCACGCGAGAGGCGGCGGCGGGGCTGGGCATGACCCGCCCGCAGATCCTGCTCCAGGTGCTGATCCCGCTGGCACTGCCGGTCCTGCTGGCCGCGATCCGCATCGTTCTGGTGCAGAATATCGGCCTCGCCGTCATCGCCGGGCTGATCGGCGGCGGCGGATTCGGCACTTTCGTGTTCCAGGGATTGAACCAGACCGCCATGGATCTGGTTCTATTGGGTGCGCTGCCGACAATCGCGCTGGCTTTGGTTGCCGGCATCGCGCTGGATCTGTTGGTCGAAGCGACCGGCGGACGCCCGAAAGGAGGGCAAGCATGATCGAGATTCAGAACCTGACCCGCATCTATGGCACCAGTGCCGTGGTCAAGGATGTCAGCCTGACCGTCGAGACCGGGCAGATCGCGGCGCTGGTCGGCACCTCGGGATCGGGCAAGACCACGCTCTTGCGAATGATCAACCGGCTGGTCGAGCCAAGCGAGGGGAAGGTGCTGATCGACGGCAAGGACACGGCCGAGATCGAGCCGCATCTGCTGCGCCGCCAGATCGGCTATGCGATTCAGGGCCACGGGCTGTTCCCGCATCGGACCGTGGCGCAGAACATCTCGACCGTGCCGCGCCTGCTCGGCTGGACGCAGGACGAGTACCGCGCCCGCGTGGACGAGTTGCTGGAACTGTTCCAGATGGAACCCGCCGATTTCCGCGACCGCATGCCGCACGAACTGTCAGGCGGTCAGCAACAGCGCGTCGGCGTGGCGCGAGCCTTGGCCGCGCGCCCCGACCTTTTGTTGATGGATGAACCTTTCGGCGCGCTCGACCCGGTGATCCGGGCCAAGGCGCAGCAGGATCTGCGCGACATCCAGCGGCAACTGGGCACGACACTGATCATCGTGACCCATGACATGGAAGAGGCCGTGACCCTGGGCGACCGGATCGCGGTGATGGATAAGGGCGAATTGCTGCAATACGGCCCGCCATCCGAGATCCTCACCACCCCCGCCACTTCTTTCGTCAGCGACCTGATCGGCACCGGCGACCGGCCCTTCCGGCTGCTGTCGCTGACCCCGGTGGCCGAGATCATCGCCGAAGGACAGGCCGAGGGCGCCGAGATCCCGCGCGAGGCCAGCTTGCGCGACGCATTGGCCGAATGCCTGTGGAGCGGGCGGGACCGGCTACCGGTCGAAGGTGGCGGCATCGTCACGCTGGACAGCTTACGCGCGCAGGCCGCGCCGACCGCGAGGGCGGCGGAATGACCGGACGGGTGCTGATGGCGGCGGCGGTGCTGTTCTTGCTAGCCTTTCTTGCCAGCCCGGAAAGTTTCGCGCCGCTATTCGAGCCCTTCACCCGCAACAATGCCCCGGCGATCTATACGCAGACCGGCCTCATGTCGCTGACGCTCTCGCATCTGGGGCTGGTCCTGCTGGCCGTCATCGCCTCGACGCTGATCGCGGTGACGCTGGCCATCCTCGTGACCCGCCCTGCGGGGCGGGAGTTCCTGCCGCTGGCGCGTACCGTGACCTCGGTCGGGCAGACCTTTCCGCCGGTCGCGGTGCTGGCGCTGGCCGTGCCGGTGATGGGTTTCGGGGCGGGACCAACGCTGGTCGCGCTGTTCCTCTATGGTCTGCTGCCGGTGTTCGAGAACGCGCTGGCCGGGCTGACCGGCCAATCCCCACAGGTACGAGAGGCCGCGCGCGGCATGGGCCTGACCCCGCGCCAAAGGCTGTGGCAGGTCGAATTGCCGCTGGCCCTGCCGGTGATCCTGACCGGCGTGCGCCTGACTGCGGTGATCTCGCTCGGAACCGCGACGATCGGCTCGACCGTGGCGGCGAAAACCCTGGGCGAGGTGATCATCGCGGGGCTGCTATCGTCCAACACGGCATTCGTCCTGCAGGGAGGGATGGTCGTGGGCATCATCGCGGTGCTGATCTATGAGGGTTTCCAGCGGCTCGAACAATTCGCCGCCGCACGGATCGGGCAAGGCTGATATCGCACCTTGACCACGGCCCTCTGCCGATATTTACTATCTCCTAGATATTTAGTCAGGAAATGGTAACTGGCTGCGGCTAGAAACAAGCCAGCCATGTCGCCCGGGAGGACAGAATGAAAACCACCGTCGCTATCTCCGCGCTGGCCTGTGCCGTCGCGATGCCCGCATTCGCGGGCAAGCCCGAGGTCGTCCAGACCTATGTCTCCATCGCCCATGCCGCCTATGAGGACAGTCTGACCAAGGCGCAGGAATTGCAGACCGCCGTCGATGCGCTGCTGGCCGAACCATCCGAGGATACACTGGCCGCCGCCCGCGACGCGTGGATCGCCGCGCGGGTGCCCTATATGCAGACCGAGGCCTATCGTTTCGGCAATGCGATCGTCGATGACTGGGAGGGCAAGGTGAATGCCTGGCCGCTGGACGAGGGGCTGATCGATTATGTCGATCCCTCCTATGGCGGCGCGACGGATGAAAACGAATATGCGGCCCTGAACGTGATCGCCTCGCCCAGCTTTACGCTTTCGGGCGAAGAAGTGGACGCTTCCGAGATCACCCCGGAACTGCTCTCCGAACAATTGCAGGAGGCCGACGGGATCGAGGCCAATGTCGCCACCGGCTATCACGCCATCGAGTTCCTGCTTTGGGGGCAGGACCTGAACGGCACCGATGCCGGCGCGGGCGAGCGGCCCTGGACGGATTACGCCTCGGGCGACGAATGCACCGGCGGCAATTGCGACCGGCGCGGCGCATATCTAAAGGCCGCCACCGACCTGCTGGTCAGTGACCTGGAATGGATGGTCGCGCAATGGGCCGAGGGTGGCGAGGCCGCGGCCTCGTTGACCGCCGATCCGGATGCCGCGATCTCTGCCATGCTGACCGGGATGGGCAGCCTTTCCTATGGCGAACTTGCAGGCGAACGGATGAAGCTGGGCCTGATGCTGAACGATCCCGAGGAGGAGCATGACTGCTTCTCGGATAACACGCATCAAAGCCATTTCTATGACGGCATCAGCATCCAGAATGTCTGGATGGGCCATTACACGCGCACCGATGGCACCGAGGTGACCGGGGAATCGCTTCACGACCTGGTGACAGAGGCGGATCCCGAGGTCGCCGAGGCCGTGACCGCGGATATCGCGGACTCGGTAGATAAGCTGCAGGCGATATGGGACAGGGTCGATCAGGGCGAGTTCTACGACCAGATGCTGGCCCGCGACAACAAGGAAGGCGAGGCCGTAATCATGGCCGCTGTCGATGCGCTGGTCGCGCAGACGCAAGAGATCGAGCGAGTGGTGAATGTTTTGGGTTTACAAGAAATCGGGTTTGAAGGTTCGGACAGCCTCGACAACCCCGATGCCGTGTTCCAGTAGGATTGGCTTGGCGGCGCTGGCGGTGCTGATCTGTTCCGCCGCGCCGCTGATCGCCGATCAGCCGGAGTTGCGGGATCTGCACCTTTCCACCATCGCGCGCAGCGATGAGGAAACAGCCCGCATAAAGGCCGTGACGGCCCCGCCGACCGGTTTCACGGCGCCTGAGAAATTCGAGGCCAATCCCGCCGGGGCGGCCACCGTGCGGCGGCGCAGTGATGCCGACGCCTTTTCGCTGCCCTCGGGAAATATCTCCTTCGAGGGAGAGCTGGATTTCAAGCTCGGCAACGGGCTGTTCCGCAAGCTGTGGGTGTCGTCGCCCTCCTCGACGCTGGCTTCGGACGGGCTGGGGCCGCTTTACAATTCGCGCGGCTGCCAGAACTGCCATCTCAAGGACGGACGCGGCCATCCACCCGATATTGCCGGCGATCCGGGCGGCTCGATGTTCCTGCGCCTGTCGATCCCTGCGCCAGAGGATGCGGCTGCAAGCAAAATCGAGGATTACCTGGCCAGTATAGGACAGGACATCACCCCGACCCGCCCCGATCCGGTCTATGGCGGGCAGTTGCAGGACCTGTCGGTGCAGGGCATCCCCGCCGAGGGACGGATGCGCATCACCTATGACGAGATCCGTATCCCCCTGTCGGGCGGCGAGACAGCCTCCTTGCGCAAGCCCGGCTATTCCATCGACAACCCGGCCTATGGCCCGCTGCGCGACGATTTGATGATCAGCCCGCGCGTCGCCCCGCAGATGATCGGGCTGGGGCTGCTGGAGGCGATCCCGGCCGCCGATATCCTGGCGGGCGCCGATCCCGAGGATAGCGACGGCGACGGCATTTCCGGGCGCGCGCAGATCACGTGGTCCGAACGCTACGACGCGCCCATGCTGGGCCGCTTCGGCTGGAAGGCCGGGATGCCGACGATCGAGGAACAATCGGCAAGCGCATTCGCCGGGGATATCGGCATCTCGAACCCGTTGCATCCCGACGGTTGGGGCGATTGCACCAATGCGCAGACCGCCTGCGTCAAGGCTCCGCATGGCGATGGCGACGCGCGCGGGACCGAGATCGATGCCGAGGGGCTCGACCTCGTGAGTTTCTACAGCCGCAATCTGGGCGTGCCGGAACGGCGGGACTTGGACGACAAGGACGTGCTGCACGGCAAGCAGGTCTTTCACGACACCGGCTGCGCCGATTGCCACCGCCCGAAATTCGTCACCGCCCGGCTGAAGGATCGGCCCGAGCAGAGTTTCCAGTTGATCTGGCCCTATACGGACATGCTGCTGCATGACATGGGCGAAGGTCTGGCCGATGACCGCCCCGAAGGGCTCGCGAGCGGGCGGGAATGGCGCACGCCGCCGCTTTGGGGACTGGGCTTGACGGAACAGGTCAACGGGCACAGCCTCTTCCTGCATGACGGCCGCGCCCGCTCGCTTCTCG
This region of Paracoccus saliphilus genomic DNA includes:
- a CDS encoding ABC transporter substrate-binding protein, giving the protein MKPLTHFFAAAAIGLAAGSASAQDIVVSSKIDTEGGLLGNMILMALQDAGLPVQDKLQLGGTPIMRDAITSGQIDIYPEYTANGAFFFNEADSPVWKNAEEGRARVAELDKEQNDIVWLDPAPANNTWAIAVRQDVAEENTLATMSDFGEWIAGGGEVKLAASTEFVTSAAALPAFQETYGFKMTSDQLVQLSGGDTAATIAAAAQQTSGVNAAMVYGTDGGIAPAGLAVMEDDKGVQPVYQPAPIVRAEVLEAHPDIAEVLNPIFATLELETLQELNGRIQIGGEPAATVAKDYLTSAGFLD
- a CDS encoding ABC transporter permease; translation: MALRISRTGLLFALIGLTGLVLPFVQFKPNRIVPGEGLRLFEALFTPLSWMIGLVLGAMLIAGCLDRWPAKLRLTVALLAVIAVTLALGAAATHLTPPDNTLARVSPSSGFWLLLLAFTLMLADAQSRITLGLPTRLAMLTGAMALIAVILGSGALDGVSVMREYAARSDLFAREAAGHLALAFGSLGLALLIGLPLGVAIYESPAMRRPVLGILNILQTIPSLALFGIMIPIFGWIAANIPGAAQAGVAGIGLFPALVALFLYSLLPVVSNTLTGLTGVNPATREAAAGLGMTRPQILLQVLIPLALPVLLAAIRIVLVQNIGLAVIAGLIGGGGFGTFVFQGLNQTAMDLVLLGALPTIALALVAGIALDLLVEATGGRPKGGQA
- a CDS encoding ABC transporter ATP-binding protein; its protein translation is MIEIQNLTRIYGTSAVVKDVSLTVETGQIAALVGTSGSGKTTLLRMINRLVEPSEGKVLIDGKDTAEIEPHLLRRQIGYAIQGHGLFPHRTVAQNISTVPRLLGWTQDEYRARVDELLELFQMEPADFRDRMPHELSGGQQQRVGVARALAARPDLLLMDEPFGALDPVIRAKAQQDLRDIQRQLGTTLIIVTHDMEEAVTLGDRIAVMDKGELLQYGPPSEILTTPATSFVSDLIGTGDRPFRLLSLTPVAEIIAEGQAEGAEIPREASLRDALAECLWSGRDRLPVEGGGIVTLDSLRAQAAPTARAAE
- a CDS encoding ABC transporter permease, which codes for MTGRVLMAAAVLFLLAFLASPESFAPLFEPFTRNNAPAIYTQTGLMSLTLSHLGLVLLAVIASTLIAVTLAILVTRPAGREFLPLARTVTSVGQTFPPVAVLALAVPVMGFGAGPTLVALFLYGLLPVFENALAGLTGQSPQVREAARGMGLTPRQRLWQVELPLALPVILTGVRLTAVISLGTATIGSTVAAKTLGEVIIAGLLSSNTAFVLQGGMVVGIIAVLIYEGFQRLEQFAAARIGQG
- a CDS encoding imelysin family protein, with the translated sequence MKTTVAISALACAVAMPAFAGKPEVVQTYVSIAHAAYEDSLTKAQELQTAVDALLAEPSEDTLAAARDAWIAARVPYMQTEAYRFGNAIVDDWEGKVNAWPLDEGLIDYVDPSYGGATDENEYAALNVIASPSFTLSGEEVDASEITPELLSEQLQEADGIEANVATGYHAIEFLLWGQDLNGTDAGAGERPWTDYASGDECTGGNCDRRGAYLKAATDLLVSDLEWMVAQWAEGGEAAASLTADPDAAISAMLTGMGSLSYGELAGERMKLGLMLNDPEEEHDCFSDNTHQSHFYDGISIQNVWMGHYTRTDGTEVTGESLHDLVTEADPEVAEAVTADIADSVDKLQAIWDRVDQGEFYDQMLARDNKEGEAVIMAAVDALVAQTQEIERVVNVLGLQEIGFEGSDSLDNPDAVFQ
- a CDS encoding di-heme oxidoredictase family protein — protein: MAALAVLICSAAPLIADQPELRDLHLSTIARSDEETARIKAVTAPPTGFTAPEKFEANPAGAATVRRRSDADAFSLPSGNISFEGELDFKLGNGLFRKLWVSSPSSTLASDGLGPLYNSRGCQNCHLKDGRGHPPDIAGDPGGSMFLRLSIPAPEDAAASKIEDYLASIGQDITPTRPDPVYGGQLQDLSVQGIPAEGRMRITYDEIRIPLSGGETASLRKPGYSIDNPAYGPLRDDLMISPRVAPQMIGLGLLEAIPAADILAGADPEDSDGDGISGRAQITWSERYDAPMLGRFGWKAGMPTIEEQSASAFAGDIGISNPLHPDGWGDCTNAQTACVKAPHGDGDARGTEIDAEGLDLVSFYSRNLGVPERRDLDDKDVLHGKQVFHDTGCADCHRPKFVTARLKDRPEQSFQLIWPYTDMLLHDMGEGLADDRPEGLASGREWRTPPLWGLGLTEQVNGHSLFLHDGRARSLLEAVLWHGGEAEPARDRVISMPPGDRAALIRFVESL